A part of Kitasatospora acidiphila genomic DNA contains:
- a CDS encoding NADH-quinone oxidoreductase subunit D, producing the protein MSNLRETTVGVGAGAETTATDMVLNIGPQHPATHGVLRLRLLLDGERIVEAEPIIGYMHRGAEKLFEARDYRQIIMLANRHDWLSAFGNELGVVLAVERMLGMEVPVRAVWTRTLLAELNRVLNHLMFLGSYPLELGGITPVFHAFHAREELQHVLEEASGGRMHYMFNRVGGLKEDLPAGWLGRVRAAVATVRAQLPVFEDLVLGNEIFRARTAGVGVLSPEHVRAYGVTGPIARASGVDFDLRRDEPYLAYGELRDVLSVALREEGDCLARFECLLEQTANSLDLADACLDRLAELPAGPVNLRLPKVLKAPEGETYAWTENPLGVNGYYLVSRGDKTPWRLKLRSASFNNIQALTELLPGTLVADMVAILGSMFFVVGDIDK; encoded by the coding sequence ATGAGCAACCTCAGGGAGACCACGGTCGGCGTCGGTGCGGGAGCAGAGACGACCGCCACCGACATGGTGCTGAACATCGGCCCGCAGCACCCGGCCACCCACGGGGTACTGCGGCTGCGGCTGCTGCTCGACGGCGAACGGATCGTCGAGGCCGAACCGATCATCGGCTACATGCACCGCGGCGCCGAGAAGCTCTTCGAGGCCCGGGACTACCGGCAGATCATCATGCTGGCCAACCGGCACGACTGGCTCTCCGCCTTCGGCAACGAACTGGGCGTGGTGCTCGCCGTCGAGCGGATGCTCGGCATGGAGGTGCCGGTCCGCGCGGTCTGGACCCGCACCCTGCTGGCCGAGCTCAACCGGGTGCTCAACCACCTGATGTTCCTCGGCTCCTACCCGCTGGAGCTCGGCGGGATCACCCCGGTCTTCCACGCCTTCCACGCCCGCGAGGAGCTCCAGCACGTGCTGGAGGAGGCCAGCGGCGGGCGGATGCACTACATGTTCAACCGGGTCGGCGGCCTCAAGGAGGACCTGCCGGCCGGCTGGCTCGGCCGGGTGCGGGCGGCCGTCGCGACGGTCCGTGCCCAACTGCCGGTCTTCGAGGACCTGGTGCTGGGCAACGAGATCTTCCGGGCCCGCACCGCCGGGGTCGGGGTGCTCTCCCCGGAGCACGTGCGCGCGTACGGCGTCACCGGCCCGATCGCCCGGGCCAGCGGCGTCGACTTCGACCTGCGCCGCGACGAGCCCTACCTGGCGTACGGCGAACTGCGGGACGTGCTCAGCGTGGCGCTCCGCGAGGAGGGCGACTGCCTGGCCCGCTTCGAGTGCCTGCTGGAGCAGACCGCCAACTCCCTGGACCTGGCCGACGCCTGCCTCGACCGGCTGGCCGAGCTGCCCGCCGGCCCGGTCAACCTGCGGCTGCCCAAGGTGCTCAAGGCCCCCGAGGGCGAGACCTACGCGTGGACCGAGAACCCGCTCGGGGTCAACGGCTACTACCTGGTCTCGCGCGGCGACAAGACGCCGTGGCGGCTCAAGCTCCGCTCGGCGTCCTTCAACAACATCCAGGCGCTCACCGAGCTGCTGCCCGGCACCCTGGTGGCCGACATGGTCGCGATCCTCGGGTCGATGTTCTTCGTGGTCGGAGACATCGACAAGTAG
- a CDS encoding SAM-dependent methyltransferase: protein MTWMRWRPAMERALYAAEGGFYRRPEGPAGHFRTSVHASPRYAQAVGRLLLEVDEALGRPEEIALIDVGAGRGELVGRLARLLPGRLRAYGVELAARPDGLPPEVRWRETVPEGAVGLLFANEWLDNVPLDLAERDDAGVLRYVEVDGSGAERLGGPLEPADAAWVARWWPQGERFEIGRPRDEAWAAAVGALERGLAVAVDYAHRRQDRPPFGTLTGFRAGREVAPVPDGGCDLTAHVALDAVAVPGFHSLWTTQRDALRALGVSGARPPLALASSDPAGYLRALAGAGEGAELTASAGLGGFGWLLQAVRMPIPQSLAGLPGWQTLEA from the coding sequence ATGACGTGGATGCGCTGGCGCCCTGCCATGGAGCGGGCCCTGTACGCGGCCGAGGGTGGCTTCTACCGCCGCCCGGAGGGCCCGGCCGGGCACTTCAGGACGTCCGTGCACGCCTCGCCGCGGTACGCGCAGGCGGTCGGCCGACTGCTCCTGGAGGTGGACGAGGCGCTCGGCCGCCCGGAGGAGATCGCCCTGATCGACGTCGGGGCCGGCCGCGGTGAGCTGGTGGGGCGGCTGGCGCGGCTGCTGCCGGGGCGGCTGCGGGCCTACGGGGTGGAGCTGGCCGCGCGGCCGGACGGGCTGCCGCCCGAGGTGCGCTGGCGCGAGACGGTGCCCGAGGGGGCGGTCGGGCTGCTGTTCGCCAACGAGTGGCTGGACAACGTGCCGCTGGACCTGGCCGAGCGGGACGACGCCGGGGTGCTGCGCTACGTGGAGGTGGACGGGAGCGGGGCGGAGCGGCTCGGCGGGCCGCTGGAGCCGGCGGACGCCGCCTGGGTGGCGCGCTGGTGGCCCCAGGGGGAGCGCTTCGAGATCGGCCGGCCGCGGGACGAGGCCTGGGCGGCGGCGGTCGGCGCGCTGGAGCGGGGGCTCGCGGTGGCGGTGGACTATGCGCACCGCCGCCAGGACCGGCCGCCGTTCGGCACCCTGACCGGCTTCCGGGCTGGCCGGGAGGTCGCCCCGGTGCCGGACGGCGGCTGCGACCTGACCGCCCATGTGGCGCTGGACGCGGTGGCCGTTCCCGGTTTCCACAGCCTGTGGACGACGCAGCGGGACGCGCTGCGGGCCCTCGGGGTCTCCGGGGCCCGCCCGCCGCTGGCCCTGGCGAGCAGCGACCCGGCCGGCTACCTGCGGGCGCTGGCCGGTGCCGGGGAGGGTGCGGAGCTCACCGCGAGCGCCGGCCTGGGCGGCTTCGGCTGGCTGCTCCAGGCCGTCCGGATGCCGATACCGCAGAGCCTGGCGGGGCTGCCGGGATGGCAGACTCTGGAAGCATGA
- a CDS encoding sugar phosphate nucleotidyltransferase — MGTVGIILAGGRGERAKPITLESADYIRSKALIPFVGRRLIEWVVDACREQGIRRFYVVAQGLENRSQIMLLLGHGERYGVEVRYSRPSFDRYNVGSGAATLHNLEEWDLVEQALVLPVDSVFDFSLAELTETHRSTGAVVTVASVARTPQEVAGKYGAMRTDPRGLVSGFVEKPDLARIADLFPETRNDAEALIPTNAGMYLVDCARLRQAAREPELMRQAQQRLDWGGDLLPTLVGRGLPVATHRIARLGDLGNVEDYLITLKDVLAGDYPLMNQLMDKPNSQAGRYWIHETSLATRDEITGTTLADKIEDGSVVIGPGVRIGRHVAVGKDVHLEYTDVGDGVELRAGARLSRSSCGDAAVIGPYADISDTYVGPMVEIQSDREHPVRLEGFSALGDGVQLWPGSRLSGVSVYPRLRVPAIANLPSGTRLTSSDDILRWI; from the coding sequence ATGGGGACCGTTGGGATCATCCTTGCCGGCGGACGAGGTGAGCGTGCCAAGCCGATCACCCTGGAGTCGGCCGACTACATCAGAAGCAAGGCGCTGATCCCGTTCGTCGGGCGCCGGCTGATCGAGTGGGTCGTCGATGCCTGCCGTGAGCAGGGCATCCGTCGTTTCTACGTGGTGGCGCAGGGGCTGGAGAACCGCAGCCAGATCATGCTGCTGCTGGGCCACGGCGAGCGGTACGGCGTCGAGGTCCGCTATTCCCGGCCGAGTTTCGACCGGTACAACGTGGGCTCCGGCGCGGCCACCCTGCACAACCTGGAGGAATGGGACCTGGTCGAACAGGCCCTGGTCCTGCCGGTCGACTCGGTGTTCGACTTCTCCCTGGCCGAGCTCACCGAGACCCACCGCAGTACCGGCGCCGTGGTCACCGTGGCCTCGGTCGCCCGCACTCCGCAGGAGGTGGCGGGCAAGTACGGCGCGATGCGGACCGATCCGCGCGGCCTGGTCTCCGGCTTCGTCGAGAAGCCCGACCTGGCGCGGATCGCGGACCTGTTCCCCGAGACCCGGAACGACGCCGAGGCGCTGATCCCCACCAACGCGGGCATGTACCTGGTCGACTGCGCCCGGCTGCGCCAGGCCGCCCGGGAGCCGGAGCTGATGCGCCAGGCGCAGCAGCGCCTGGACTGGGGCGGCGACCTGCTCCCCACCCTGGTGGGACGGGGTCTGCCGGTGGCCACCCACCGGATCGCCCGGCTCGGCGACCTGGGCAACGTCGAGGACTACCTGATCACCCTGAAGGACGTACTGGCCGGCGACTATCCGCTGATGAACCAGCTGATGGACAAGCCGAACTCGCAGGCCGGCCGGTACTGGATCCACGAGACGTCACTGGCCACCCGGGACGAGATCACCGGCACGACGCTGGCCGACAAGATCGAGGACGGCAGCGTGGTGATCGGGCCGGGGGTCCGGATCGGCCGCCACGTGGCGGTCGGCAAGGACGTCCACCTGGAGTACACCGACGTCGGAGACGGCGTCGAGCTGAGGGCCGGAGCCCGGCTGAGCCGGAGCTCCTGCGGAGATGCGGCGGTGATAGGCCCATACGCCGACATCAGCGACACCTACGTCGGCCCCATGGTGGAGATCCAGTCGGACCGGGAGCACCCGGTCCGACTGGAGGGTTTCTCGGCCTTGGGGGACGGCGTGCAGCTCTGGCCGGGCTCGCGGCTGTCGGGGGTCAGCGTCTACCCCCGGCTGCGGGTACCGGCGATCGCGAACCTTCCTTCGGGCACCCGGCTGACCAGCTCGGACGACATCCTGCGCTGGATCTGA
- the ilvD gene encoding dihydroxy-acid dehydratase, whose amino-acid sequence MPELRSRTVTHGRNMAGARALLRAAGVAREDFGKPIIAVANSFTEFVPGHTHLQPVGRIVSAAIQAAGGIPREFNTIAVDDGIAMGHGGMLYSLPSRDLIADSVEYMVNAHCADALVCISNCDKITPGMLMAALRLNIPVVFVSGGPMEAGRATLVDGTVRRLDLVNAISDAVNESVSDADIAIIEENACPTCGSCSGMFTANSMNCLTEAIGLSLPGNGSVLATHTARKALYERAGQTVVEIATRYYEQDDEAVLPRNIATRAAFENAMALDIAMGGSTNTILHLLAAAQEAELDFDMRAIDAISRKVPCLSKVAPNGNYYMEDVHRAGGIPAILGELHRGGLLNEDVHTVHADSLTEWLKTWDVRGGSPSPEAVELFHAAPGCVRTAEAFSQSERWESLDTDAAGGCIRSVAHAYSVEGGLAVLYGNLAEDGCIVKTAGVDESIWTFSGPAVVVESQEDAVDAILAKRVKEGDVVVIRYEGPKGGPGMQEMLYPTSFLKGRGLGKACALITDGRFSGGTSGLSIGHVSPEAASGGTIALVEDGDIISIDIPARSVSLEVSFEELHERRMRLEESGGYRPAHRERQVSQALKAYAAMATSADKGAVRDVTKLG is encoded by the coding sequence GTGCCCGAGCTGAGGTCCCGAACGGTCACCCACGGTCGCAACATGGCAGGCGCCCGCGCGCTTCTGCGGGCCGCCGGCGTAGCCCGCGAGGACTTCGGCAAGCCGATCATCGCGGTGGCCAACTCCTTCACCGAGTTCGTGCCGGGCCACACCCACCTGCAGCCGGTCGGCCGGATCGTCTCCGCGGCGATCCAGGCCGCAGGCGGCATCCCGCGCGAGTTCAACACCATCGCGGTGGACGACGGCATCGCGATGGGCCACGGCGGCATGCTCTACTCGCTGCCGTCCCGCGACCTGATCGCCGACAGCGTGGAGTACATGGTCAACGCGCACTGCGCGGACGCGCTGGTCTGCATCTCCAACTGCGACAAGATCACCCCCGGCATGCTGATGGCCGCGCTGCGCCTCAACATTCCGGTGGTGTTCGTCTCCGGCGGCCCGATGGAGGCCGGCCGGGCCACCCTGGTGGACGGTACGGTCCGTCGCCTCGACCTGGTCAACGCGATCTCCGACGCGGTCAACGAGTCGGTCTCCGACGCGGACATCGCGATCATCGAGGAGAACGCCTGCCCGACCTGCGGCTCCTGTTCCGGGATGTTCACCGCCAACTCGATGAACTGCCTGACCGAGGCGATCGGCCTGTCGCTGCCGGGCAACGGCTCGGTGCTGGCCACCCACACCGCCCGCAAGGCGCTCTACGAGCGGGCCGGGCAGACCGTGGTGGAGATCGCCACCCGCTACTACGAGCAGGACGACGAGGCGGTGCTGCCGCGCAACATCGCCACCCGCGCCGCGTTCGAGAACGCCATGGCGCTGGACATCGCGATGGGCGGCTCCACCAACACCATCCTGCACCTGCTGGCCGCCGCCCAGGAGGCCGAGCTCGACTTCGACATGCGGGCCATCGACGCCATCTCGCGCAAGGTCCCGTGCCTGTCCAAGGTCGCCCCGAACGGCAACTACTACATGGAGGACGTGCACCGGGCCGGCGGCATCCCCGCCATCCTGGGCGAGCTGCACCGGGGCGGGCTGCTCAACGAGGACGTGCACACGGTGCACGCCGACTCGCTGACCGAGTGGCTGAAGACCTGGGACGTCCGGGGCGGCTCCCCGTCCCCCGAGGCGGTCGAGCTGTTCCACGCGGCCCCCGGCTGCGTGCGCACCGCCGAGGCCTTCTCGCAGTCCGAGCGCTGGGAGTCGCTGGACACCGACGCGGCCGGCGGCTGCATCCGCAGCGTCGCCCACGCCTACTCGGTGGAGGGCGGCCTCGCGGTGCTCTACGGCAACCTGGCCGAGGACGGCTGCATCGTGAAGACCGCCGGGGTGGACGAGTCGATCTGGACCTTCTCCGGCCCGGCCGTGGTGGTGGAGTCGCAGGAGGACGCGGTGGACGCGATCCTCGCCAAGCGGGTCAAGGAGGGCGACGTGGTGGTCATCCGCTACGAGGGCCCCAAGGGCGGTCCCGGCATGCAGGAGATGCTCTACCCCACCTCGTTCCTCAAGGGCCGGGGCCTGGGCAAGGCCTGCGCGCTGATCACCGACGGCCGGTTCTCCGGCGGCACCTCGGGCCTGTCGATCGGCCACGTCTCCCCGGAGGCGGCCTCCGGCGGCACCATCGCGCTGGTCGAGGACGGCGACATCATCTCGATCGACATCCCGGCCCGCTCGGTCAGCCTGGAGGTCTCCTTCGAGGAGCTGCACGAGCGCCGGATGCGGCTGGAGGAGAGCGGCGGCTACCGCCCGGCCCACCGCGAGCGGCAGGTCAGCCAGGCGCTGAAGGCCTACGCGGCGATGGCGACCTCCGCCGACAAGGGCGCGGTGCGGGACGTCACCAAGCTCGGCTGA
- a CDS encoding sugar phosphate isomerase/epimerase family protein, translated as MDVEQESGRPGRRVTRRREQPRRDPLLRTTDRLVLPRHPVLHVPDNKIALSTASVYPDNTRIAFELAAKLGYDGIEVMVWNDPVSQSLPALRELSERYAMPILAVHAPCLLITQRVWSTDPWTKLKRARAAAEKLGADTVVVHPPFRWQRQYAKEFVQGIERMAGETAVKFAVENMYPWRYKDREMLAYAPGWDVTEEAYRHFTVDLSHVATSRIDAFEMVDRMGDRLAHVHLADGSGSGKDEHLIPGRGKQPCAEVLERLARTGFEGHVVLEVNTRRSGSPAEREADLAEALAFTRLHLATGARVL; from the coding sequence ATGGACGTGGAGCAGGAGAGCGGCCGGCCGGGGCGCCGGGTGACCAGGCGGAGGGAGCAGCCGCGCCGGGACCCCCTGCTGCGCACCACCGACCGGCTGGTGCTGCCCCGCCACCCGGTGCTGCACGTTCCCGACAACAAGATCGCGCTGTCCACCGCCTCGGTCTATCCCGACAACACCCGGATCGCCTTCGAGCTGGCCGCCAAGCTGGGCTACGACGGCATCGAGGTGATGGTCTGGAACGACCCGGTCAGCCAGAGCCTGCCCGCCCTGCGCGAGCTCTCCGAGCGCTACGCGATGCCGATCCTGGCGGTGCACGCGCCCTGCCTGCTGATCACCCAGCGGGTCTGGAGCACCGACCCGTGGACCAAGCTCAAGCGGGCCAGGGCGGCGGCCGAGAAGCTGGGCGCGGACACCGTGGTGGTGCACCCACCGTTCCGCTGGCAGCGGCAGTACGCCAAGGAGTTCGTCCAGGGCATCGAGCGGATGGCGGGCGAGACGGCGGTGAAGTTCGCCGTGGAGAACATGTACCCGTGGCGCTACAAGGACCGCGAGATGCTCGCCTACGCGCCCGGCTGGGACGTCACCGAGGAGGCCTACCGGCACTTCACGGTGGACCTCTCGCACGTCGCCACCTCCCGGATCGACGCCTTCGAGATGGTCGACCGGATGGGCGACCGGCTGGCCCACGTGCACCTGGCCGACGGCTCCGGCTCCGGCAAGGACGAGCACCTGATCCCGGGGCGCGGCAAGCAGCCGTGCGCCGAGGTGCTGGAGCGGCTGGCCCGCACCGGCTTCGAGGGCCACGTGGTGCTGGAGGTGAACACCCGCCGCTCCGGCTCGCCGGCCGAGCGGGAGGCGGACCTGGCCGAGGCGCTGGCCTTCACCCGACTGCATCTGGCCACCGGGGCGCGCGTACTCTGA
- a CDS encoding alpha/beta fold hydrolase, whose translation MTISHRRHGSGEHKVIVLHDWFGTTAGWGPFLDYLDKSAFSYAMLDYRGYGDRVAEPGDYTLAEIARDTLALADELGWETFSLVGHSMGGKAAQLVLAEAPHRVRKLVGISPVMAGAYQLSDEERELFEAAAQNFTARRIILDLVTGQRAKGVWLDRMVARSSATSRVDAFAAYFRDWAGQDFAAKVAGLELPVKVFVGEHDLALTRELMESTWLPLYPGAELEVLASSGHYPMYEIPVAFAKALEAFLSA comes from the coding sequence ATGACGATCAGTCACCGCCGACACGGTTCGGGCGAGCACAAGGTCATCGTGCTGCACGACTGGTTCGGCACCACCGCCGGCTGGGGTCCGTTCCTCGACTACCTGGACAAGTCGGCGTTCTCCTACGCGATGCTCGACTACCGCGGCTACGGGGACCGGGTCGCCGAGCCCGGTGACTACACCCTGGCCGAGATCGCCCGCGACACCCTGGCGCTGGCCGACGAGTTGGGCTGGGAGACCTTCTCGCTGGTCGGGCACTCGATGGGCGGCAAGGCGGCGCAGCTGGTGCTGGCCGAGGCTCCGCACCGGGTGCGCAAGCTGGTCGGCATCTCGCCGGTGATGGCCGGCGCCTACCAGCTGAGCGACGAGGAGCGGGAGCTGTTCGAGGCCGCGGCGCAGAACTTCACGGCCCGGCGGATCATCCTCGACCTGGTGACCGGGCAGCGTGCCAAGGGCGTCTGGCTGGACCGGATGGTCGCCCGCTCCAGCGCCACCTCCCGGGTGGACGCCTTCGCCGCCTACTTCCGGGACTGGGCCGGGCAGGACTTCGCCGCCAAGGTGGCGGGGCTGGAGCTGCCGGTGAAGGTCTTCGTCGGCGAGCACGACCTGGCGCTGACCCGGGAGCTGATGGAGAGCACCTGGCTGCCGCTCTATCCGGGCGCCGAGCTGGAGGTGCTGGCGAGCTCCGGCCACTACCCGATGTACGAGATCCCGGTGGCGTTCGCCAAGGCCCTCGAGGCCTTCCTTTCCGCCTGA
- a CDS encoding class I SAM-dependent methyltransferase has protein sequence MTDLQHQAHAGSFGAVAAEYDKARPSYPPRLFEEIERLAGRPLRGADVLDVGAGTGIATRLLAERGARVIAVEPSGGMAAQLHAVSPGIPVVKGVGDELPCHDESADLITYAQAFHWTDPDKSIPEAIRVLRPGGALVLFWNLKDRSVDWLGEQERRHAAALPSYHYYGTMNAVTEPLSRYPLDVFGAKVRWERTITVDDVITDLRSKSYFAVAEPELRESVLADDRAWLLGLFPDGRVVEPYTVDLTVAVKPR, from the coding sequence ATGACGGACCTTCAGCACCAGGCTCACGCAGGCTCCTTCGGCGCGGTGGCCGCCGAGTACGACAAGGCCCGGCCGTCCTACCCGCCGCGGCTGTTCGAGGAGATCGAGCGGCTGGCCGGCCGCCCGCTGCGCGGGGCCGACGTGCTGGACGTGGGCGCCGGCACCGGGATCGCCACCCGGCTGCTGGCCGAGCGCGGTGCCCGGGTGATCGCCGTCGAGCCGAGCGGCGGGATGGCCGCCCAGCTGCACGCGGTCAGCCCCGGGATCCCGGTGGTCAAGGGCGTCGGCGACGAACTGCCGTGCCACGACGAGAGCGCCGACCTGATCACCTACGCCCAGGCGTTCCACTGGACCGACCCCGACAAGTCGATCCCCGAGGCGATCCGGGTGCTGCGTCCGGGCGGGGCGCTGGTGCTGTTCTGGAACCTCAAGGACCGCTCGGTGGACTGGCTGGGCGAGCAGGAGCGCCGGCACGCGGCGGCCCTGCCCTCGTACCACTACTACGGCACCATGAACGCCGTCACCGAGCCGCTCTCCCGCTACCCGCTGGACGTCTTCGGGGCCAAGGTGCGCTGGGAGCGGACCATCACGGTGGACGACGTGATCACCGACCTGCGCTCCAAGTCGTACTTCGCGGTGGCCGAGCCCGAGCTGCGCGAGTCGGTGCTGGCCGACGACCGGGCCTGGCTGCTGGGGCTGTTCCCGGACGGCCGGGTGGTGGAGCCGTACACCGTGGACCTGACCGTGGCCGTCAAGCCCCGTTGA
- a CDS encoding SCO2583/SCO2584 N-terminal domain-containing protein: MPIAEDPEPRPDGEEPDPFANLVLDEEFIKGASVKEQSGRTRMLAARWKKEPPQPTEPWRLPTAEIRRSRFGRKAKRVDPWGNERRTRRNWQTPVFVLLTIAVVAAALNVNGLHSWYQNSFGTPGGPSAASAAPSTQAAATTAPTSAPPTQDPKTPTVAQPWANSPAVSWSSGADGIQLPQAQAVGVFSQDEVAKQLQQAKDFMVAANLDPAALAGGTPQQALDMLDQSSLTAVQDGLTNPRDGHDGAFLFSRFNPRTAVPAVTEVKVQGQMTFEGDGQNGSLVHADYVFVYAVVPGPERFQPTPSAGAPAPSASGNAQSVALLALDPTVKVTREIVRRTVDFRFYDPGHFDVEPGKVHLKHWFADRGNNFCGAHDGYLEPEFRGEHRPSGEPSPNPGQSFDPYDRTKPGPGDGQCGTITRS, encoded by the coding sequence GTGCCGATAGCCGAAGACCCCGAGCCGCGCCCCGACGGCGAAGAGCCTGATCCGTTCGCGAACCTCGTTCTGGACGAGGAGTTCATCAAGGGCGCCTCCGTCAAGGAGCAGTCCGGGCGCACTCGGATGCTCGCCGCCCGCTGGAAGAAGGAGCCGCCGCAGCCCACCGAGCCGTGGCGCCTGCCGACCGCCGAGATCCGCCGCAGCCGGTTCGGCCGCAAGGCCAAGCGGGTCGACCCCTGGGGCAACGAGCGCAGGACCAGGCGCAACTGGCAGACCCCGGTCTTCGTGCTGCTCACCATCGCGGTGGTGGCGGCGGCCCTGAACGTGAACGGGCTGCACAGCTGGTACCAGAACAGCTTCGGCACACCGGGCGGCCCGAGCGCGGCGAGCGCCGCGCCCAGCACGCAGGCCGCGGCGACCACCGCACCCACCAGCGCGCCGCCCACCCAGGACCCGAAGACGCCGACCGTGGCGCAGCCGTGGGCGAACTCCCCTGCGGTGAGCTGGTCGAGCGGCGCGGACGGGATCCAGCTGCCGCAGGCGCAGGCGGTCGGGGTGTTCAGCCAGGACGAGGTCGCGAAGCAGCTCCAGCAGGCGAAGGACTTCATGGTCGCCGCGAACCTGGACCCCGCCGCGCTGGCCGGTGGCACCCCGCAGCAGGCCCTGGACATGCTCGACCAGTCGAGCCTCACGGCGGTCCAGGACGGTCTGACCAACCCCCGCGATGGACACGACGGCGCGTTCCTGTTCAGCCGGTTCAACCCCCGCACCGCCGTTCCGGCCGTGACCGAGGTCAAGGTGCAGGGTCAGATGACCTTCGAGGGCGACGGCCAGAACGGGTCCCTGGTCCACGCGGACTACGTCTTCGTCTACGCCGTTGTCCCGGGCCCGGAGCGCTTCCAGCCGACGCCGTCGGCCGGTGCGCCGGCGCCGTCGGCCAGTGGCAACGCCCAGTCCGTGGCCCTGCTCGCACTCGACCCGACCGTGAAGGTCACCCGCGAGATCGTCCGCCGCACGGTGGACTTCCGGTTCTACGATCCGGGCCACTTCGACGTCGAGCCCGGCAAGGTGCACCTGAAGCACTGGTTCGCCGACCGGGGCAACAACTTCTGCGGGGCCCACGACGGCTATCTGGAGCCCGAGTTCCGGGGCGAGCACCGGCCCAGCGGGGAGCCGAGCCCGAACCCCGGCCAGAGCTTCGATCCGTACGACCGGACCAAGCCGGGCCCCGGCGACGGCCAGTGCGGCACCATCACCCGCTCCTGA
- a CDS encoding Ppx/GppA phosphatase family protein yields the protein MRLGVLDVGSNTVHFLVVDAHPGAAPLPAYSHKAELRLAELLDARGAIREDGIHRLIDHIASSLRVAEDKGVVDLLPFATSAVREAVNGEAVLQRVKEETGVELQVLSGQDEARLTFLAVRRWFGWSSGRLLDLDIGGGSLEIACGIDEQPDAAFSLPLGAGRLTAAMLPDDRPDPEAVRELRRHIRAQIATVVGEISRLGPLDHAVATSKTFKQLARMTGAAPTEAGARVPRKLSRSGLAAWVPRLSTMTPAERAKIPGVSEGRSRQLLAGALVADAAMDLFGLDELDICPWALREGIILRRLDSMEGTGSR from the coding sequence ATGCGACTTGGTGTCCTCGACGTAGGTTCCAACACGGTGCACTTCCTGGTGGTGGACGCCCACCCCGGGGCCGCGCCGCTGCCCGCCTACTCGCACAAGGCGGAACTGCGACTGGCCGAGCTGCTGGACGCGCGCGGCGCGATCCGCGAGGACGGGATACACCGGCTGATCGACCACATCGCCTCCTCACTGCGGGTCGCCGAGGACAAGGGCGTGGTGGACCTGCTGCCGTTCGCCACCTCGGCGGTGCGCGAGGCCGTCAACGGCGAGGCCGTGCTCCAGCGGGTGAAGGAGGAGACCGGCGTCGAGCTCCAGGTGCTCTCCGGGCAGGACGAGGCCCGGCTGACCTTCCTGGCGGTGCGCCGCTGGTTCGGCTGGTCCTCCGGACGGCTGCTCGACCTGGACATCGGCGGCGGCTCGCTGGAGATCGCCTGCGGCATCGACGAGCAGCCCGACGCCGCCTTCTCGCTGCCGCTCGGGGCCGGCCGGCTGACCGCCGCCATGCTGCCGGACGACCGCCCCGACCCGGAGGCGGTGCGCGAGCTGCGCCGGCACATCCGGGCCCAGATCGCCACCGTGGTCGGCGAGATCTCCCGGCTCGGGCCGCTGGACCACGCGGTCGCCACCTCCAAGACCTTCAAGCAGCTGGCCCGGATGACCGGCGCGGCCCCCACCGAGGCCGGCGCCCGGGTGCCGCGCAAGCTGAGCCGCAGCGGGCTGGCCGCCTGGGTGCCGCGGCTGTCGACCATGACGCCGGCCGAGCGGGCCAAGATCCCCGGGGTCTCCGAGGGCCGGTCCAGGCAGCTGCTGGCCGGCGCCCTGGTGGCGGACGCGGCGATGGACCTGTTCGGTCTGGACGAGCTGGACATCTGCCCGTGGGCGCTGCGCGAGGGCATCATCCTGCGGCGGCTCGACTCCATGGAGGGCACTGGCTCCCGCTGA
- a CDS encoding HAD family hydrolase: protein MVEPTRAAFFDLRDRHRCHRSRRALRQAAERHRSAGDLLVLVAPRDILEQPHAAAEHGIAALGIGADLVVRPEPQQPACPEDDPAVVTVVEAIILLGLDASRCFGYVDHTDGLRTLSVVGNPRVVGPDPELTEHACSRGWPMLVEAASSGHPPDAP, encoded by the coding sequence ATGGTGGAGCCGACGCGCGCCGCATTCTTCGATCTGCGGGACAGGCACCGCTGCCACCGGTCGCGCCGGGCGCTGCGGCAGGCCGCGGAACGCCACCGCTCGGCCGGTGACCTCCTGGTCCTGGTGGCCCCGCGGGACATCCTCGAACAGCCGCACGCCGCCGCGGAGCACGGCATCGCGGCCCTCGGCATCGGCGCCGACCTGGTGGTGCGCCCCGAGCCCCAGCAGCCGGCCTGCCCCGAGGACGACCCGGCCGTGGTCACCGTGGTCGAGGCGATCATCCTGCTCGGCCTGGACGCCTCCCGCTGCTTCGGCTACGTCGACCACACCGACGGCCTGCGCACCCTCAGCGTGGTCGGCAACCCCCGGGTGGTCGGCCCGGACCCGGAGCTCACCGAGCACGCCTGCAGCCGCGGCTGGCCGATGCTGGTCGAGGCGGCATCGAGCGGCCACCCGCCCGACGCGCCGTGA